The proteins below come from a single Parageobacillus toebii NBRC 107807 genomic window:
- the glgB gene encoding 1,4-alpha-glucan branching enzyme, whose translation MISVSPTDLEIYLFHEGSLYKSYELFGAHVIKKNGMVGTRFCVWAPHAREVRLVGSFNEWNGTNFNLMKANDQGVWMIFIPENLEGHLYKYEIKTSDGNVLLKSDPYAFYSELRPHTASIVYNIKGYQWNDQAWRRKKRQKRIYDQPLFIYELHFGSWKKKEDGSFYTYQEMADELIPYVLEHGFTHIELLPLVEHPLDRSWGYQGTGYYSATSRYGTPHDLMHFIDRCHQAGIGVIIDWVPGHFCKDAHGLYMFDGAPTYEYANMQDRENYVWGTANFDLGRPEVRSFLISNALFWMEYFHVDGFRVDAVANMLYWPNSDVLHKNPYAVQFLQKLNETVFAYDPSILMIAEDSTDWPRVTAPTYDGGLGFNYKWNMGWMNDILTYMETAPEQRKYVHNKVTFSLLYAYSENFILPFSHDEVVHGKKSLLNKMPGTYEEKFAQLRLLYGYLLTHPGKKLLFMGGEFAQFDEWKDLEQLDWVLFNFDLHRNMNIYVKQLLKCYKRHKPLYELDHSPDGFEWIDVHNAEQCIFSFIRRGKKENDLLVIVCNFTNKVYYDYKVGVPLFAAYREIINSDAVEFGGWGNINAKPIAAVKEPFHGKPYHIRMTIPPFGISILRPVKKRGERNINGKEKVHRHVIGRRAR comes from the coding sequence TTGATCTCCGTCAGTCCCACTGATTTAGAAATTTATTTATTTCATGAAGGCAGCTTATATAAAAGTTATGAATTGTTTGGTGCACATGTGATAAAGAAAAACGGCATGGTTGGAACTCGATTTTGTGTGTGGGCTCCGCATGCGCGGGAAGTGCGGTTAGTCGGCAGTTTTAATGAATGGAACGGAACTAATTTTAACCTGATGAAAGCAAATGATCAAGGCGTATGGATGATTTTTATTCCCGAAAACTTAGAAGGGCATTTATATAAATATGAGATTAAAACTAGCGATGGGAATGTCCTGCTCAAATCGGATCCATATGCGTTTTACTCCGAATTGCGCCCCCATACTGCCTCCATTGTCTACAACATAAAAGGATATCAATGGAATGACCAAGCATGGCGACGAAAGAAGCGGCAAAAACGAATTTATGATCAGCCTTTATTTATTTATGAGCTCCACTTTGGTTCATGGAAAAAGAAGGAGGATGGCAGTTTTTATACATATCAAGAGATGGCGGATGAGCTAATCCCTTATGTTCTTGAACATGGCTTTACTCATATTGAATTGCTTCCGCTTGTCGAGCATCCGCTCGACCGCTCTTGGGGATACCAAGGAACAGGTTATTATTCAGCAACAAGCCGTTACGGGACACCGCATGATTTGATGCATTTTATTGACCGCTGCCACCAAGCGGGAATCGGTGTGATTATCGATTGGGTTCCTGGCCATTTTTGCAAAGATGCCCATGGGCTATATATGTTTGACGGCGCTCCTACCTATGAATATGCCAACATGCAAGACCGAGAAAATTACGTGTGGGGAACGGCGAATTTTGATCTTGGCAGGCCGGAAGTTCGCAGTTTTTTAATTTCCAATGCGTTATTTTGGATGGAATATTTCCATGTGGATGGATTTCGAGTGGACGCAGTAGCAAATATGCTATATTGGCCAAATAGTGATGTACTGCATAAGAATCCGTATGCTGTGCAGTTTCTGCAAAAATTAAATGAAACCGTATTTGCGTATGACCCAAGCATTTTAATGATTGCCGAAGATTCGACAGACTGGCCGCGCGTCACTGCCCCAACGTACGACGGAGGGTTGGGATTTAACTATAAATGGAACATGGGATGGATGAACGATATTTTAACTTATATGGAAACTGCCCCAGAGCAGCGAAAATATGTGCACAATAAAGTAACCTTTTCCCTTTTGTACGCGTATTCAGAAAATTTCATTTTACCTTTTTCCCACGACGAAGTCGTGCATGGAAAGAAATCATTATTAAATAAAATGCCGGGGACATATGAGGAAAAGTTTGCGCAACTAAGGTTGCTGTATGGATATTTGTTGACACATCCCGGTAAGAAGTTATTGTTTATGGGCGGTGAATTTGCTCAATTTGATGAATGGAAAGATTTAGAGCAGCTTGATTGGGTGCTTTTTAATTTTGATCTGCATCGGAATATGAATATTTATGTGAAACAATTATTGAAATGTTATAAGCGCCATAAACCTCTTTATGAGCTAGATCATTCTCCAGATGGGTTTGAGTGGATTGATGTTCATAATGCTGAACAATGCATTTTCTCATTTATTCGCAGGGGAAAAAAAGAAAACGATTTACTTGTTATTGTTTGCAACTTCACCAATAAAGTGTACTACGATTATAAAGTTGGCGTACCGCTGTTTGCTGCATATCGAGAAATAATCAATAGCGATGCAGTCGAGTTCGGGGGATGGGGGAATATCAATGCGAAGCCGATTGCAGCGGTCAAAGAGCCGTTTCATGGAAAACCGTATCACATTCGGATGACGATTCCGCCGTTTGGCATTTCTATTTTAAGACCAGTAAAAAAACGAGGGGAGAGAAACATTAATGGTAAAGAAAAAGTGCATCGCCATGTTATTGGCAGGAGGGCAAGGTAG
- a CDS encoding cation diffusion facilitator family transporter, with translation MSPIQYDYRHLPHVKTQNQSKKTLWITLGLTLFFTIVEIIGGLLSNSLALLSDSAHMASDVLALGLSMIALYLATRPPNHRFTFGYLRFEIITSFLNGLTLAIISIWIFWEGIKRFISPEPIDFRLMLTISSIGFIVNLILTIVLSRSTKEEENLNIKSALWHFIGDLLSSIGVIISAILIYFTGFYFFDPLISIIIAAIIFTGGAKIIRESYLILMEAVPDQFHLDQIREDIRQVEGVEDVHDMHLWAVSTDHYSLTAHVFISEHIQPFCVILAINEMLNKKYGIKHTTIQVEHAMIHDHGSYGKEFLLQKTKTKM, from the coding sequence ATGTCACCAATCCAATACGATTATCGCCATCTTCCTCATGTAAAAACGCAAAATCAATCCAAAAAAACGCTTTGGATCACTCTTGGTTTAACATTGTTTTTTACGATTGTGGAAATTATTGGAGGACTATTATCTAATTCCTTGGCTTTGCTTTCCGACTCTGCCCATATGGCATCTGACGTATTGGCGCTTGGGCTTAGCATGATCGCTCTTTACCTTGCCACGCGTCCGCCAAATCATCGATTTACGTTCGGCTATTTGCGATTTGAAATTATTACGTCCTTTTTAAACGGTCTTACGTTGGCTATTATTTCCATTTGGATTTTTTGGGAAGGGATTAAACGATTCATTTCTCCCGAACCAATCGATTTTCGCTTAATGCTGACTATTTCCTCGATTGGTTTCATTGTGAATCTCATATTGACCATTGTCCTTAGCCGAAGTACAAAAGAAGAGGAAAACTTAAATATTAAAAGCGCCTTATGGCATTTTATCGGAGATCTTCTTAGCTCCATCGGTGTCATTATTTCAGCAATACTTATTTATTTTACTGGTTTTTATTTTTTTGACCCGCTTATCAGCATTATTATTGCTGCCATCATCTTCACAGGCGGGGCAAAAATTATTCGCGAATCGTATCTCATTTTAATGGAAGCGGTGCCTGATCAGTTTCATCTCGACCAGATTAGAGAGGACATCCGCCAAGTCGAAGGAGTCGAAGATGTACACGACATGCACTTATGGGCCGTTTCCACCGACCACTATTCATTAACCGCACACGTATTTATCAGCGAGCATATCCAGCCGTTTTGTGTCATCTTGGCCATTAACGAGATGCTAAACAAAAAATACGGAATCAAACATACGACCATCCAGGTTGAGCATGCGATGATTCACGATCACGGCAGCTATGGAAAAGAGTTTTTGCTTCAGAAAACGAAAACAAAAATGTAA
- a CDS encoding glucose-1-phosphate adenylyltransferase produces the protein MVKKKCIAMLLAGGQGSRLCSLTENIAKPAVPFGGKYRIIDFTLSNCTNSGIDAVGVLTQYQPLLLHSYIGIGSAWDLDRKNGGVTVLPPYSVSSGVKWYEGTANAVYQNINYIEQYDPDYVLVLSGDHIYKMDYRKMLDYHIAKQADVTISVIEVPWAEASRFGIMNTNEQMEIIEFEEKPANPKNNLASMGIYMFNWPLLKEYLQIDNANPHSSHDFGKDVIPLLLREKKRLVAYPFKGYWKDVGTVQSLWEANMDLLDEENELNLFDHSWRIYSVNPNQPPQYISNEAVVINSLVNEGCMVEGNVEHSVLFQGVHVGKGAIVKDCVIMPDAVIGEGVYIERAIVPPDVEIPPHSVICSDDILLVTKEWLTERKMEDIRKG, from the coding sequence ATGGTAAAGAAAAAGTGCATCGCCATGTTATTGGCAGGAGGGCAAGGTAGCCGTCTATGCTCATTGACGGAAAACATTGCAAAGCCAGCGGTTCCATTTGGCGGAAAATATCGAATTATTGATTTTACATTGAGCAACTGCACAAATTCCGGCATCGATGCGGTCGGGGTATTAACGCAATATCAGCCGCTTTTATTACACTCTTATATCGGTATTGGCAGCGCTTGGGATTTAGACAGGAAAAATGGCGGTGTCACCGTTCTCCCTCCTTATTCCGTATCGTCTGGTGTGAAATGGTATGAAGGAACGGCAAACGCCGTTTATCAAAATATCAATTACATTGAACAATATGATCCGGATTACGTGCTTGTGTTATCGGGCGACCATATTTATAAAATGGATTATCGAAAAATGTTGGATTATCATATTGCGAAACAAGCGGATGTAACCATTTCTGTTATTGAAGTGCCTTGGGCAGAGGCAAGCCGGTTCGGCATTATGAATACCAATGAACAAATGGAAATTATTGAATTTGAAGAAAAACCGGCGAATCCGAAAAACAACCTTGCTTCGATGGGTATTTATATGTTTAACTGGCCGCTTTTAAAAGAATATTTGCAAATAGACAACGCAAATCCACATTCCAGCCACGACTTTGGAAAAGATGTGATTCCGTTATTGCTTCGGGAGAAGAAGCGGCTTGTTGCCTATCCATTTAAAGGCTATTGGAAAGATGTTGGAACGGTACAAAGTTTATGGGAGGCCAATATGGATTTATTGGACGAAGAAAATGAATTAAATTTATTTGACCATTCATGGCGGATTTATTCTGTCAATCCAAATCAGCCGCCACAATACATTTCCAATGAGGCCGTCGTCATTAATTCGCTTGTGAACGAGGGATGCATGGTGGAAGGGAATGTCGAGCATTCCGTATTATTTCAAGGGGTTCATGTCGGGAAAGGAGCAATCGTGAAAGATTGCGTCATTATGCCAGATGCGGTGATTGGCGAGGGGGTATATATCGAAAGAGCGATCGTGCCGCCGGACGTAGAGATTCCGCCACATTCAGTTATTTGCTCCGATGATATTCTTCTTGTTACAAAGGAATGGTTAACAGAACGGAAAATGGAAGATATTCGGAAAGGATGA
- the glgD gene encoding glucose-1-phosphate adenylyltransferase subunit GlgD: MNNKWMLGVIDATTYIEPLQPLTLHRSVAAVPFAGRYRLIDFVLSSMVHSGIESVAIFPKYQYRSLMDHLGSGKNWDLNRKRDGLFFFPSPDLSIPMHHVGAFAHFEQHIDYFLRSRQKYAVICNSYTICNIDYEAVLERHIANECDITEVRYQGRSLEMFVLETSLLLDLIANHRNTGYYSIVDIVRDHRHSLKICDYEHDGYAAVIDSIESYFRHSMELLNKDVWQQLFIQSRPIYTKVKDEPPTKYTEKAVVKNSMIANGCIIEGHVENSIIFRSVKIGKGTVIKNSIIMQKSQIGEHCELDCVIVDKDAKVENNVSLRGTERVPFVIRKGTVQGELISS; this comes from the coding sequence GTGAATAATAAATGGATGCTGGGAGTTATTGACGCAACAACGTATATCGAGCCGCTTCAACCGTTAACATTGCACCGCTCTGTTGCAGCCGTGCCGTTTGCGGGGAGATATCGATTAATCGATTTTGTATTGTCGAGTATGGTTCATTCGGGAATTGAGAGTGTGGCGATTTTTCCAAAATATCAATACCGCTCATTAATGGATCATTTAGGATCAGGTAAAAATTGGGATTTAAACCGAAAACGGGACGGACTGTTTTTCTTCCCATCTCCAGATTTATCGATTCCAATGCATCACGTTGGAGCATTCGCCCATTTTGAACAACATATTGACTATTTTTTGCGCAGCAGACAAAAATATGCCGTTATTTGCAATAGTTATACGATTTGCAATATCGATTATGAAGCGGTGTTAGAGCGCCATATTGCAAACGAATGTGATATTACCGAAGTTCGTTATCAAGGGCGTTCGCTTGAAATGTTTGTGTTAGAGACATCATTGTTGCTCGATTTAATCGCTAATCACCGAAATACCGGCTATTACAGTATTGTAGATATTGTTCGCGACCATCGCCATTCCTTAAAAATTTGTGACTATGAACACGACGGATACGCAGCTGTTATTGATTCGATTGAAAGTTATTTTCGGCATAGTATGGAATTGCTAAATAAAGATGTTTGGCAGCAGTTGTTTATCCAGTCACGTCCGATTTATACGAAAGTGAAAGATGAACCGCCAACGAAATATACAGAAAAAGCGGTCGTGAAAAATTCGATGATTGCCAATGGATGCATTATCGAAGGCCATGTGGAAAACAGCATCATTTTTCGTTCCGTGAAAATTGGAAAAGGAACGGTCATAAAAAATAGCATTATTATGCAAAAAAGCCAAATTGGCGAACATTGTGAACTAGATTGTGTCATTGTTGACAAAGATGCGAAAGTAGAAAATAACGTTTCTTTGCGTGGAACGGAACGGGTTCCATTTGTGATTCGTAAAGGAACAGTACAAGGAGAGTTGATCAGCTCGTGA